A region from the uncultured Draconibacterium sp. genome encodes:
- a CDS encoding glycoside hydrolase family 3 N-terminal domain-containing protein, with the protein MNSKNIIVIINALLFVFFASIKTTAQEVDFSFLDTDLPLDERAEILVSQMTLDEKISQLTNDATAIPRLNIPEYNWWNEALHGVARNGKATIFPQAIGLAASFDPDLAKRVASAISTEARAKYSISQSMGNYSKYAGLTFWTPNVNIFRDPRWGRGQETYGEDPFLTAIMGVAFVKGLQGDDPNYLKTAACAKHFAVHSGPEESRHRFNATPTKQDLYETYLPAFEALVKDANVEGVMAAYNAVYGKPACASPFLLQEILRKDWNFDGYITSDCGAVGGMAYKMNYVTTGVEAAAAALNAGTNLNCGGTYKKLKEAVDNGMVSEEMIHERTKQLFKTRFRLGMLNNEDENPYAETNSADIHSSAHIQLAREAARKSIVLLKNKNNILPLAKDIKVPYLTGPFANSADMLMGSYYGVSSNIVTILEGITEAISLGSSLNYRSGALPFQANINPKNWAPHVAEESDVTICVVGITADMEGEEVDAIASANIGDRIDLKLPENQIDYVKQLVEFKKDKPLILIVASGSPVSLEGIEEYCDAILQIWYPGEQGGNAVADVLFGDVSPSGHLPITFPKNIEQLPPYDDYSMNDRTYKYMTKEPMFPFGFGLTYSTTQISNLTLNTRTLTKNESLSLSVDVANTGEYNIDEVIQLYVCPEEISGGIPFKSLKAFERVSLEKGETKTLSFAIPSEDFYVVNEEGDKVWRKGEYKIYVGNCSPGKKSIELGASVPEEIVILLQ; encoded by the coding sequence ATGAACTCAAAGAACATTATTGTTATAATTAACGCGTTACTTTTCGTTTTTTTCGCATCAATAAAAACTACCGCCCAGGAAGTAGATTTTTCATTTTTGGACACTGACTTGCCTCTTGATGAGCGTGCAGAAATTTTAGTTTCGCAAATGACCCTTGATGAAAAAATAAGCCAGCTTACCAATGATGCCACTGCCATACCACGTTTAAATATTCCTGAGTATAATTGGTGGAATGAAGCCTTGCATGGTGTTGCCCGCAATGGAAAAGCTACCATTTTCCCGCAAGCCATTGGTTTGGCTGCATCTTTCGATCCGGACCTCGCAAAACGTGTAGCATCTGCAATTTCAACCGAAGCCAGAGCTAAGTATAGCATTTCACAAAGCATGGGGAATTACAGTAAATATGCCGGTTTAACTTTCTGGACACCCAATGTGAATATTTTTCGCGATCCCAGATGGGGAAGAGGGCAGGAAACATACGGTGAAGACCCTTTTCTTACGGCTATTATGGGAGTGGCATTTGTAAAAGGATTGCAAGGAGATGACCCCAACTATTTAAAAACAGCAGCTTGTGCCAAACATTTTGCTGTTCATTCCGGACCGGAAGAATCACGACACCGGTTTAATGCGACTCCAACCAAACAAGACTTGTATGAAACATACCTGCCGGCATTCGAAGCGTTAGTAAAAGATGCAAACGTAGAAGGTGTTATGGCAGCCTACAATGCCGTTTACGGAAAACCAGCCTGTGCCAGTCCTTTTTTACTGCAGGAAATTTTACGGAAAGACTGGAATTTTGATGGATATATTACATCAGACTGTGGAGCAGTTGGAGGAATGGCCTATAAAATGAACTACGTAACAACAGGAGTTGAGGCAGCTGCGGCTGCATTAAATGCAGGCACAAATTTAAACTGTGGTGGTACCTACAAAAAATTGAAGGAAGCAGTGGATAACGGGATGGTGTCTGAAGAAATGATTCATGAACGTACGAAACAGCTTTTTAAAACACGTTTTCGATTGGGAATGCTTAATAATGAAGATGAAAATCCTTATGCGGAAACCAATTCGGCAGATATTCATAGCTCTGCACACATTCAGTTAGCCAGGGAAGCAGCACGTAAATCAATTGTTTTACTGAAAAACAAAAACAATATTTTGCCCCTGGCAAAAGATATTAAAGTACCATATTTAACCGGTCCGTTTGCTAATTCAGCCGATATGCTGATGGGAAGTTATTACGGAGTAAGTTCTAATATCGTAACCATTTTAGAAGGTATAACTGAAGCAATATCGTTAGGAAGTTCTTTGAATTACCGAAGTGGCGCATTACCATTTCAGGCAAATATAAATCCTAAAAACTGGGCCCCCCATGTTGCAGAAGAATCGGATGTTACAATTTGTGTTGTTGGTATTACGGCTGATATGGAGGGTGAAGAAGTTGATGCCATTGCATCAGCCAATATTGGAGACAGAATTGACCTTAAACTGCCTGAGAACCAGATTGATTATGTAAAACAACTGGTGGAATTCAAAAAAGATAAACCACTAATTTTAATTGTGGCCAGTGGAAGTCCGGTTTCGCTGGAGGGTATTGAAGAATATTGTGATGCCATTTTGCAAATTTGGTATCCTGGCGAACAAGGGGGGAATGCAGTAGCTGATGTTCTGTTTGGTGATGTTTCTCCATCGGGGCATTTACCAATAACTTTTCCAAAGAATATTGAGCAACTGCCACCATACGATGACTATTCAATGAACGACAGAACTTATAAATATATGACAAAGGAACCAATGTTTCCGTTTGGCTTTGGACTAACTTATTCAACAACCCAAATAAGTAATCTCACTTTGAATACCAGGACACTAACTAAGAATGAATCGCTGAGTTTAAGTGTAGACGTCGCTAATACAGGAGAATATAATATCGATGAGGTTATACAGCTGTATGTCTGTCCTGAAGAGATTAGCGGAGGGATACCATTTAAAAGTCTGAAAGCTTTTGAGCGGGTATCTTTGGAAAAAGGAGAAACAAAAACACTTTCTTTCGCAATTCCATCTGAGGATTTCTATGTTGTAAATGAAGAAGGAGATAAAGTATGGCGAAAAGGAGAATATAAAATTTATGTAGGGAATTGTTCACCAGGTAAGAAAAGTATAGAATTGGGAGCCTCCGTACCTGAGGAGATAGTAATATTATTGCAATAG